The genomic window GCGGGAACAGCTAAAGATTCCTCCTTACATGCGGGGGTCCATGGTAATTATATTGTTGATATTGCCTATGCGATCATCCATAATACGAGAGAACGTTTTACAGTCAATAAAAAGAATCACGGGGCGATTTCAAATTTTGATGCTGAAGCGGTGATCGAGACACCCGCTTATGTTGGCGCAATGGGTGCTGAAACAATCAATATCGGTGAGATTCCGACGATGCAAAAAGGCTTGATGGAGATGCAGAAAGCTTACGAAAAATTGACAGTTGATGCCGCACTTTCTGGTTCTTATCAAACAGCATTAGAAGCAGTGATGCTGAATAAAACCATTCCTGATTATCAGACAGGTAAAAAAGTATTGGATGAATTGTATGAAGCGAATACAGCGTTCTGGCCGACTTTGAAATAAATGATAAAAGCAGAAAATAGTTTGTTATATTTTCTGCTTTCATTTTTGACTAAAAGAGTTCTATTAGTTCTTATTTAGTTGATATTTATAAATCTTTTAATAGTAAATACGATGTCACCATAGTAAAATATCGTGACATTTCTGGTTATTCTTGGTAAGCTATATTTATCAATTCAACAGAAAAAGGTGATGAATCCGGCATATCAGATGTTATAAAATCAGTAACATGGATATGACTGGAAGCGAGTAAATAAAATCAATTCAATAGGTAAAAAATTGAGCTGAGATCCAGCTTTATTTAGCGTACCTATGTATTTGATTTTATTTTACTCGCATCTTCGCCTTATGCAGGGAAGCCGTAGAGTAAAATCTACGGCTTTTTTCTTTTGTTTGAATTTATAAAAAAGAATGAGGAGATGGATACAATGATTGAAACACTTTTAAGCAAACCAACACTTTATCAACAAACGAAAGGAGCTTTTTGGGATGATCGGCACATCTCGAAGCAAATGCTTCAAGCACACCTTGATCCTGAATTTGAAGGGGCAAGTCGAAAAGCCCAATTCATCGATGAATCTGTTCGTTGGATCAATCAAATGCTCAAACCAGAAGACTATCCGACATTACTGGATATCGGCTGTGGTCCAGGGATCTATGCAGAAAAATTTAGTCAGTTAGGTTATCAAGTGACGGGGCTTGATTTTTCTAAACGATCCATTTCTTACGGTAGAAAATCTGCGGAAAGCCAACACTTACCGATCACTTACCATTATGCGGACTATTTAAAGATGGATTTAGGCAAACAATACGACATCATCACGATGATCTATTGTGACTTTGGCGCATTATCAACGAGTGATAGAAAAAAATTATTGGAAAAGATTTATCAGCATCTAAAACCAACCGGAAAAGTTTTATTGGATGTCTTTTCTATGGCAAGCTATCAACTGTTTGAAGAAAAACAAGTATGGGATACTTGTCCAGACGGAGGTTTTTGGACAGCAGAACCTCACGTTGCATTGCAGTATAATACAAAATACAATGAACGAGTCACTTTAGAACAGACAACGATTCTTACTGCAAATGAATTCAAAAATTATTATTTGTGGATGACGTATTTTACAAAGGAAACGTTGCAAGCCGAAATGGCGGCTTCGGGTTTTGCTGTCTGTGGTTTTTTTGGTGATGTAAAAGGGACTGACTATGAAGAGGATTCGCCAACGTTAGCAGTATTGTTAGAAAAGAAAGGGTAACGAATTTCTTTTGAATTTGAAATAGCAAAGATCGTCCTTAAGAGGCAAGTAGAAATCCCCAAAAATCTTTAGTTTGATTTTTGGGGATTTCTTTTTTGCGGAGATTTGTGATCAGCATGATTCGATCGTCTCAACATGAGAGGAGATTTGAATGAATTTATTGGCAAAATTTTTATTCTCCTTATCATGGGAGGTGAATAAAATGATTTTATTCTTACGTACGTCAATGAGTGTTTTGAAGATAGCATCCGCAGAGTCTTTATCAATACTACTCGTGCTTTCATCTAGAATCCAGATCCTGCTGTCTTGGAGCATCATACGGGCAATGAACACGCGTTGTTTTTCTCCGCCAGAAAGATTTGCGCCATTGTCAATGATCAAAGAATCCCAGTCTTTATTTTTAAAAATCGGTGCAAGCAGGGATGAATTTCTCAGTTCTTCTTTTTTTTCATCTGAAATCGGCTGACCGAGAGTGATGTTGTATTCAAGTGTATTTGAAAAGAGCAGCGTGGTTTGAGAAAGATAAGTCATCTGTTCTCTGATGAAACTCAAGTCCAGTTGTTCAATCGGCAACTCATTGATAAAGAGATCCTTGCTTTCATAAAAACCTAAGATTGCTTTTATGAGGGTCGATTTTCCAGAACCTGAAGGACCTTCGATATAACAAATATCGCCTAAATGCAACGTTTCAGTTAACGATAAATGGATTCTTTTGGCATTTGATGCCATCGTGATTTGCGGATTGGCAAATCTGATGCTGGTGATCTGATCGATGGCTGTGCCAGAGGACCTCTCTTGGTGTAATTCTAAGTTTTCTTGAACAAATTGTTGATTCGCTACGACCGTTCGATAATCGACATTGATCTTTGATAAATCAGAAAGTGCCGTGAAGAAAATAGGCATCAAAATACTGACGACCATCATATTGTTCAACTGAAGTTGCTGATTATAGACTAAGTAGCTGATCGTGATAAAAATAATATTTTGTGAAAGCTGATTGATAAATGAAACCGTGTAACTAGTGATTTGAGCGAATTTATTTGTTGCTGCCAAGCTTGTATACATATTTTTGAGTGTATTTGAAGTTAGTTGTTTGACGGTATCAAAGCTAGGTAACATCTTAAATTGTTCTGGATTACCTAAGAGCAAAATCAAATCTTTTTGCGCATGAGCATTTTCATCTTGCATCGTTTTGATTCTTACATTCAGTGTTTTATTAATAAAGAGATAAGAAAAAAGATTAATTGGGATCAAAAGAAGAGTGATTAGGAAGATAACTGAATCGAGTGAAAAAAAGATACCTAACACAATGAGAATAGAGATGGCCGATTTCAGTACTAAAAAGAAACTTGTTGTCATAAACAGATAAGTCGTATCCACAATT from Enterococcus sp. DIV1094 includes these protein-coding regions:
- a CDS encoding class I SAM-dependent methyltransferase; translated protein: MIETLLSKPTLYQQTKGAFWDDRHISKQMLQAHLDPEFEGASRKAQFIDESVRWINQMLKPEDYPTLLDIGCGPGIYAEKFSQLGYQVTGLDFSKRSISYGRKSAESQHLPITYHYADYLKMDLGKQYDIITMIYCDFGALSTSDRKKLLEKIYQHLKPTGKVLLDVFSMASYQLFEEKQVWDTCPDGGFWTAEPHVALQYNTKYNERVTLEQTTILTANEFKNYYLWMTYFTKETLQAEMAASGFAVCGFFGDVKGTDYEEDSPTLAVLLEKKG
- a CDS encoding ABC transporter ATP-binding protein; this translates as MKFLTRKGYNYLFISMLLVLVTVLTTLIAPFILNSINSYEINAIFPIIFLIIGAMSLSYIFQVGLIIYRENFAKKFNLNSFFDLLANIYTLKFEKYIKLESGNLVSRMFRIVDTTYLFMTTSFFLVLKSAISILIVLGIFFSLDSVIFLITLLLIPINLFSYLFINKTLNVRIKTMQDENAHAQKDLILLLGNPEQFKMLPSFDTVKQLTSNTLKNMYTSLAATNKFAQITSYTVSFINQLSQNIIFITISYLVYNQQLQLNNMMVVSILMPIFFTALSDLSKINVDYRTVVANQQFVQENLELHQERSSGTAIDQITSIRFANPQITMASNAKRIHLSLTETLHLGDICYIEGPSGSGKSTLIKAILGFYESKDLFINELPIEQLDLSFIREQMTYLSQTTLLFSNTLEYNITLGQPISDEKKEELRNSSLLAPIFKNKDWDSLIIDNGANLSGGEKQRVFIARMMLQDSRIWILDESTSSIDKDSADAIFKTLIDVRKNKIILFTSHDKENKNFANKFIQISSHVETIESC